A window of Gavia stellata isolate bGavSte3 chromosome 21, bGavSte3.hap2, whole genome shotgun sequence contains these coding sequences:
- the LOC132318925 gene encoding LOW QUALITY PROTEIN: uncharacterized protein LOC132318925 (The sequence of the model RefSeq protein was modified relative to this genomic sequence to represent the inferred CDS: inserted 2 bases in 2 codons; deleted 2 bases in 2 codons), whose product MAVRKDWGLKNPASHTKEGKEKSPVQASSSLTRAGAAQAESQAPAPHSPAAYEAALRETARCLVNGALGKAFTWSRGPRQQPVPQRDLAQSMDVATAARTPATPRDTESPLAGEPQGEASTAPLIPAACQDGENMASPMSGDHQGEASTAIVSLVVHKDEVASSMPQNPAADTGTPHLAPAADKERDPVASPLARDPQQQVSQACVVSSRHPQVPEVDAXAQAVRGREMPGALRVIPLTSLPLLPVLLLSPCRRPQSTEAMRSPPLPPGTCPRMTQVRPRVEHCPGKGRPGPALPVSSTQARPAVLFTWGLAMPWPPLPGESPQWRVAGGXLACHPPSPLPTALLPPQAWPPSRTPQLNGDGPPSSEGRSGLCAQLSAVPASRDSKRNSAPLPAPCGSPKMAAGPEPASIQKERQGEAREGWVHGQRPRHSAALRTFCCQPPLGIVPRTPPCCGGSAASHRYRAGAAVPRFGHKAAAAASARRAALAQGRQFRLSCGECPPTPRTRGGSSVSVTGGGNEHGGIASQALPLSADGRVEHGAPPCRPPVFRSPDRQ is encoded by the exons ATGGCTGTCAGGAAAGACTGGGGATTGAAGAACCCAGCAAGCCACACTAAGGAGGGTAAGGAAAAGTCTCCTGTCCAGGCCTCCAGCTCCTTGACGCGA GCTggcgcagcacaggcagagagccaggcacctgccccacacagccccgcagcctatgaggcagctctgcgggagacagcccggtgcctcgtgaatggGGCCCTGGGCAAGGCTTTCACTtggagccggggacccaggcagcagccggtgccacagcgggacctggcacaaagcatggatgtggcaacggcagcaagaACACCTGCAACGCCTCGGGACACagagtctcccttggctggagagcctcagggagaggccagcacagcccctctcATCCCCGCGGCATGCCAGGATGGAGAAAACATGGCTTCTCCCATGTCTGGAGATCATCAAGGAGAGGCCAGCACAGCCATTGTCTCCCTGGTAGTGCACAAGGATGAAGTGGCTTCTTCAATGCCTCAAAACCCTGCAGCAGACACTGGCACACCCCACCTTGCCCCAGCAGCGGACAAGGAAAGAGACCCAGTGGCTTCTCCCTTGGCTCGGGACCCTCAGCAACAGGTGAGCCAGGCATGTGTGGTCAGCAGCAGGCATCCCCAGGTGCCAGAGGTAGACG GTGCCCAAGCTGTGCGCGGCAGGGAGATGCCTGGTGCTCTCCGTGTCATCCCGCTgacatccctt cctctcctaCCTGTGCTCTTGCTCTCCCCATGCAGGCGGCCTCAGAGCACAGAGGCGATGCGcagccctcctctgcctccagggACATGCCCGAGGATGACCCAGGTACGTCCCCGAGTCGAGCACTGCCCCGGCAAGGGCAGGCCTGGCCCGGCTCTCCCAGTGAGCAGCACCCAGGCCAGGCCGGCAGTGCTGTTCACCTGGGGCCTGGCCATGCCCTGGCCACCCCTCCCTGGGGAAAGCCCTCAGTGGCGAGTGGCAGGCG AGCTTGCCTGTCACCCGCCcagccccttgcctacagctctccttcccccacaggcatggccGCCCTCCCGCACACCCCAGCTCAATGGCGATGGCCCTCCTTCTTCAGAAGGGCGCTCAGGGCTCTGCgcacagctttctgctgtaCCTGCATCACgggacagcaagaggaacagcgccccgctgccagcaccatGTGGCTCTCCGAAGATGGCAGCTGGCCCTGAGCCTGCA AGCATCCAGAAGGAGCGGCAAGGGGAGGCACGTGAGGGATGGGTGCATGGACAGCGCCCCAGGCATtcagctgccctgaggacattctgctgccagcctccgcTCG GAATCGTGCCCCGGACACCGCCATGCTGCGGCGGCAGCGCTGCCTCGCACCGGTACCGTGCTGGCGCCGCAGTACCGCGCTTTGGCCACaaggcggcagcagcagcgagcGCCCGGCGGGCGGCACTTGCCCAGGGGCGGCAGTTCCGCCTTTCGTGTGGCGAGTGCCCGCCGACACCGCGCACGCGGGGCGGCAGCAGCGTTTCCGTAACGGGAGGCGGCAACGAGCACGGCGGCATCGCCTCGCAGGCACTGCCGTTATCGGCGGATGGCAGGGTGGAGCACGGTGCGCCCCCATGCCGCCCGCCTGTGTTTCGTTCGCCAGACCGGCAGTGA